In a single window of the Populus alba chromosome 16, ASM523922v2, whole genome shotgun sequence genome:
- the LOC118033323 gene encoding strigolactones hydrolase CXE15 — translation MASNKKIVDEVPGWIRVFEDGTVDRTWTGTPEMEPLLKPVSPHEEFINGVAVRDQIIDPKTGLAVRIYVPEMKSNVQTKAKIPLILHLHGGGYCICQPDWSLYYHFCTRLVSSVQAVLVSVYFRLAPEHRLPVAVEDSYAALLWLRANARGELSDQWLTSYADFNRVFLVGDSSGGNLVHQVAAQAGFDDIEPLKLGGGIAIQPGFISDKPCKSYLEIPENPLSTREMMKKFTSLAVPIGSTGEHPIVWPIGPQAPPLTTLKLPPMLVMVAEMDLLRDYELEYCEEMKKAGKEVEVFMNYGMSHSFQFNKLAIDMDPEIATQTNKMIEVIVSFINRS, via the coding sequence ATGGCTTCCAACAAGAAAATTGTCGATGAAGTTCCTGGTTGGATTCGAGTTTTCGAGGATGGAACTGTGGACCGAACTTGGACGGGTACACCAGAGATGGAGCCCTTGTTGAAACCAGTCTCACCCCACGAAGAATTCATAAATGGGGTGGCTGTTCGTGATCAAATTATCGATCCAAAAACAGGCCTTGCAGTCCGAATTTATGTCCCAGAAATGAAAAGCAATGTCCAGACCAAAGCTAAGATACCCTTGATCCTTCATCTTCACGGCGGCGGCTATTGCATATGCCAGCCTGACTGGAGCTTATACTACCACTTCTGTACACGACTGGTGAGCTCGGTTCAAGCTGTTTTGGTCTCCGTCTACTTCAGGCTGGCCCCCGAACATCGGCTCCCAGTTGCCGTCGAGGATTCTTATGCTGCGTTGCTCTGGCTCCGTGCCAATGCTCGCGGCGAATTATCCGATCAATGGCTCACGAGCTATGCTGATTTTAATCGAGTGTTTCTGGTCGGGGATAGCTCCGGTGGGAATTTAGTGCATCAAGTTGCAGCTCAAGCAGGGTTCGATGATATTGAGCCTTTAAAGCTAGGAGGCGGGATAGCCATACAACCTGGCTTCATATCGGACAAGCCGTGTAAGTCATATTTGGAAATACCTGAAAATCCATTATCAACAAGAGAAATGATGAAGAAGTTCACGTCATTGGCCGTGCCTATTGGTAGCACTGGGGAGCACCCGATTGTGTGGCCAATAGGTCCTCAAGCACCACCACTAACCACTCTGAAACTTCCACCTATGCTCGTTATGGTGGCGGAGATGGATTTGCTTCGAGACTATGAATTGGAATATTGCGAGGAGATGAAGAAAGCTGGCAAAGAAGTAGAGGTTTTTATGAATTATGGAATGAGTCACAGCTTCCAGTTTAATAAGCTTGCCATTGACATGGATCCAGAGATAGCTACCCAAACTAATAAGATGATTGAGGTGATTGTAAGTTTTATCAATAGGAGCTGA